A portion of the Flavobacterium limnophilum genome contains these proteins:
- a CDS encoding T9SS type A sorting domain-containing protein has translation MKKLYTLSILLLTSLSFGQIPISLTGVGDPYNQDFNGMGATTTFPSGWTAINNSGSTLTMGVTDGSGTLTGNIYNVGTTGNTDRAFGTLADATTTPTLGAVFQNNTGSTATSILILSRMEQWKESGNASLNEIVAFSYSLNAASLSDPSAIWVPVTALNLNEKLTTATGGAALDGNLSGNYRNLTSLISGLNWTNGTNLWIKWTDNNDALANGMYAIDDFNIRTYVPLGVKQNAIAGLNMYPNPVVNGTLFITSKSSEAKSVLVYDLLGKQVLNTKTSNNAVNVSNLKGGSYIIKITENGKTDSKKLIIQ, from the coding sequence ATGAAAAAACTATACACATTATCAATTCTTTTATTAACCTCGTTGTCTTTCGGACAAATACCTATTAGTCTTACTGGAGTAGGCGATCCTTATAATCAGGATTTCAACGGAATGGGTGCTACTACAACTTTTCCATCTGGTTGGACGGCCATTAATAATAGTGGTTCGACATTAACAATGGGTGTAACAGACGGAAGCGGCACACTCACAGGAAACATCTACAATGTTGGCACTACAGGCAACACGGACAGGGCTTTTGGAACATTGGCAGACGCCACAACGACTCCTACCTTGGGTGCTGTATTTCAAAACAACACAGGAAGTACAGCTACAAGTATATTAATTCTTTCCAGAATGGAACAATGGAAAGAATCTGGCAATGCCAGCTTAAATGAAATCGTTGCTTTTTCCTATAGTCTAAATGCCGCAAGTTTAAGCGATCCATCAGCAATTTGGGTTCCCGTAACTGCCTTAAATTTAAACGAAAAACTGACTACTGCAACTGGAGGCGCGGCGCTTGATGGAAATTTATCCGGAAATTACCGTAATTTAACAAGCCTTATTTCTGGGTTAAATTGGACTAACGGGACAAATTTATGGATTAAATGGACAGATAACAACGATGCACTTGCCAATGGAATGTATGCCATCGATGATTTTAACATAAGAACTTATGTGCCATTAGGCGTTAAACAAAATGCAATTGCAGGTTTAAATATGTATCCAAATCCTGTTGTCAATGGCACTTTATTCATTACTTCCAAAAGTAGCGAAGCAAAATCTGTTTTGGTTTATGACCTGTTGGGAAAACAAGTTTTAAATACGAAAACTTCAAACAATGCCGTAAATGTTTCGAACTTAAAAGGCGGTTCTTACATCATAAAAATCACTGAAAACGGAAAAACTGATTCCAAGAAGTTAATTATTCAATAA
- a CDS encoding acyl transferase, giving the protein MIPTPDIFAISSQKQFEKAALKVFRFQYENNLVYREFCDFLKTNVQKVKSLEQIPFLPIQFFKSHKVVSNHNPIQQTFTSSGTTGMSTSKHLVTDITLYEESYRKGFSQFYGNIENYVVLALLPSYLEREGSSLIYMVEDLIKMTNNPESGFYLHNHEELIEKLTRLDTSGQNVILIGVTYALLDLIEKHPFQLQNTIIMETGGMKGMRKEMIREELHEQLCQGFGVNAIHSEYGMTELLSQAYSLGNGVFEYPSWMQILVRDTEDALTYVANGKTGGINVIDLANINSCSFIATQDLGKKNPNNSFEVLGRFDNSDIRGCNLMVL; this is encoded by the coding sequence TTGATTCCAACTCCCGACATATTTGCCATTTCAAGCCAAAAGCAATTCGAAAAAGCAGCACTCAAAGTGTTTCGCTTTCAATATGAAAATAACTTGGTTTATCGTGAATTTTGCGATTTTTTAAAAACCAATGTTCAAAAAGTAAAATCACTAGAACAAATTCCGTTTTTACCGATTCAATTTTTTAAAAGTCACAAGGTAGTTTCTAACCATAATCCCATTCAGCAAACCTTCACCAGCAGCGGAACAACAGGAATGTCGACCAGCAAACATCTTGTTACCGACATTACTTTATACGAAGAAAGCTATCGAAAAGGTTTCTCGCAATTCTACGGCAATATCGAAAATTATGTTGTCCTGGCTTTACTTCCTTCCTATTTGGAGCGCGAAGGTTCGTCCTTGATTTATATGGTCGAAGACTTGATAAAAATGACCAACAATCCCGAAAGCGGATTTTATCTTCACAACCACGAAGAACTCATCGAAAAATTGACACGATTGGACACTTCTGGACAAAACGTGATTTTGATTGGCGTGACTTATGCTTTATTGGATTTGATCGAGAAACATCCATTCCAATTGCAAAACACCATCATAATGGAAACCGGCGGAATGAAAGGTATGCGCAAAGAGATGATTCGCGAAGAACTTCACGAACAACTTTGCCAAGGTTTTGGCGTCAACGCCATACATTCTGAATACGGGATGACCGAATTGTTATCGCAGGCTTATTCGTTAGGGAATGGCGTATTTGAATACCCTTCCTGGATGCAAATCCTTGTTCGCGACACCGAAGATGCCCTGACTTATGTTGCCAACGGAAAAACTGGCGGAATCAACGTGATTGATTTGGCCAATATTAATTCCTGTTCGTTTATTGCCACGCAGGATTTGGGCAAAAAAAATCCCAACAACTCTTTCGAGGTATTGGGACGTTTCGATAATTCAGATATTCGAGGTTGTAATTTGATGGTTCTTTAA
- a CDS encoding glycoside hydrolase family 2 TIM barrel-domain containing protein, which translates to MKFILRNLFFIVLFFSIGKTNAQSRTKVNFGSDWEFKREEANSNWEKITIPHTAKIEPLVVNNQFQGTCWYQKNFKVANSKNKKVFLYFEGVMQEADVWINDQKVTNHKGGYLPFTVDVTPFLKSNGNIIKVKVNNEDNPEFLPGKPLKDLDFNYYGGIYRNVYLVTTNKLYITNAVQANKKAGGGIYVNFDNVNKNSASGSVQVHLKNELSVEKNASLKCILTNIEGEKLEFKSEVFTINANSDKAITQNIVLEKPKLWSISNPNLYHLEVQVISNNKVIDVYSEKVGVRKSELKEDGYYLNDEKLYITGTNEHQEYPYLGYAISDEAQYRDAVKIKNAGFDFVRMSHYPHAEAFLDACDELGILVMNSLTGWQFFGNETFHKNAIQDIREMARRDRNHPSIIFWEASLNETQMSESFMKEATKALQEELPFPHNYSACWIDNANYDIFIPARQHGKAPDYWTKYNKGNRKIFIAEYGDWEYYAQNAGFNQKEFSNLKEEERTSRQLRGFGEKRLLQQAYNFQEAANSNRKGEQTIGEANWAMFDYNRGYSNDLESSGISDIFRIPKFAYSFYQSQRDANVVLDAKLVSGPMVTIANYWTATSPLDVTVYSNCDEVALYLNDVLVAKEKPFINENSDNLKHAPFVFKMDKFIPGSLRAEGFINGQKVVSNLVKTPENAVKIELSYDLSSKPIHTDLPDMVFVYAKITDANGTVIPTATNEVTFVLTEGNAELIGENPLKAEAGIATIVLKTKNLKSPIKITATGINLKNASLEIK; encoded by the coding sequence ATGAAATTCATTTTAAGAAACTTATTTTTTATAGTGCTGTTTTTTTCTATTGGAAAAACGAATGCGCAATCAAGGACAAAAGTCAATTTTGGTTCGGACTGGGAATTCAAAAGAGAAGAAGCCAATTCCAATTGGGAGAAAATCACCATTCCGCATACGGCAAAAATAGAACCTTTGGTGGTCAACAACCAGTTTCAAGGAACCTGTTGGTATCAAAAAAATTTCAAGGTTGCCAATTCAAAAAACAAGAAAGTTTTTCTTTATTTTGAAGGTGTGATGCAGGAAGCCGATGTCTGGATAAACGACCAGAAAGTGACCAATCACAAAGGCGGATATTTGCCTTTTACGGTTGATGTCACTCCTTTTTTGAAATCTAATGGCAACATAATTAAAGTAAAAGTCAACAACGAGGACAATCCAGAATTTCTTCCAGGGAAACCTTTAAAAGATTTGGATTTCAATTATTATGGCGGGATTTACAGAAACGTATATTTGGTTACAACCAATAAATTATACATTACCAATGCGGTTCAGGCCAACAAAAAAGCCGGTGGCGGAATTTATGTGAATTTTGACAACGTCAACAAAAACAGTGCTTCAGGGTCAGTTCAGGTACATTTAAAAAATGAACTTTCTGTCGAAAAAAACGCTTCTTTGAAATGTATCCTAACCAATATTGAAGGCGAAAAACTGGAATTCAAGTCGGAAGTATTTACCATAAATGCCAATTCAGACAAAGCCATTACCCAAAATATTGTGCTGGAAAAACCAAAATTATGGTCGATTTCAAATCCCAATTTATATCATTTGGAAGTCCAAGTAATTTCAAATAATAAAGTGATTGATGTTTATTCAGAGAAAGTGGGCGTTCGAAAATCAGAACTAAAAGAGGATGGCTATTATCTCAATGACGAAAAATTATACATTACCGGAACAAACGAGCATCAGGAATATCCGTATTTGGGTTATGCCATTTCAGACGAAGCGCAATACCGCGATGCCGTAAAAATAAAAAATGCAGGATTTGATTTCGTGAGAATGTCCCATTATCCTCACGCAGAAGCTTTTTTGGATGCTTGTGACGAATTGGGAATATTGGTAATGAACAGTTTAACAGGTTGGCAGTTTTTTGGCAACGAAACCTTTCATAAAAATGCCATTCAAGACATTAGGGAAATGGCCAGAAGAGACCGGAATCATCCCAGCATCATTTTTTGGGAAGCTTCTTTGAACGAAACCCAAATGAGCGAAAGTTTTATGAAAGAAGCAACAAAAGCCTTGCAAGAAGAGTTGCCTTTTCCTCATAATTACAGTGCTTGTTGGATCGACAATGCCAATTATGATATTTTTATTCCGGCCAGACAACACGGAAAAGCACCCGATTATTGGACAAAATACAACAAAGGAAACCGAAAAATTTTCATTGCCGAGTACGGTGATTGGGAATATTATGCTCAAAATGCAGGATTTAATCAAAAGGAGTTTTCGAATCTAAAAGAAGAAGAAAGAACATCCCGACAATTGCGTGGTTTTGGCGAAAAGCGATTGTTGCAACAAGCCTATAATTTTCAGGAAGCGGCCAATTCAAATCGAAAAGGAGAACAAACTATAGGCGAGGCCAACTGGGCAATGTTCGATTACAATCGTGGATACAGCAATGATTTAGAGAGCTCGGGAATAAGCGATATTTTCAGGATTCCAAAGTTTGCCTATTCTTTTTACCAAAGCCAGCGTGATGCCAATGTGGTTTTGGACGCAAAATTAGTTTCCGGTCCAATGGTGACTATCGCCAATTATTGGACAGCAACTTCCCCTTTGGACGTGACGGTGTACAGCAATTGCGATGAGGTGGCCTTGTATCTGAACGATGTTTTGGTAGCCAAAGAAAAACCATTCATAAATGAAAATAGCGACAATTTAAAACATGCTCCCTTTGTTTTCAAAATGGATAAATTTATTCCGGGATCTTTACGTGCCGAAGGTTTTATAAACGGACAAAAAGTGGTTTCAAACCTTGTCAAAACTCCGGAAAATGCCGTTAAAATCGAATTGAGTTATGACCTTTCCTCTAAACCAATCCATACAGATTTACCGGACATGGTTTTTGTTTATGCCAAAATTACGGATGCCAACGGAACTGTAATTCCGACTGCAACAAATGAAGTCACTTTTGTTTTAACAGAAGGAAACGCGGAATTAATAGGCGAAAATCCATTGAAAGCCGAAGCGGGAATTGCAACCATTGTTCTTAAAACCAAGAATTTGAAAAGTCCAATAAAGATAACCGCTACAGGAATAAATTTGAAAAATGCTTCTTTAGAAATTAAATAA
- a CDS encoding glycoside hydrolase family 53 protein yields the protein MKNTPTQFRFFWIALTMLTAFSCSNAQNADTIPTPPVPTPPTTATFSKGADVSWLPQMEATGYKFYDTDNSEKDCLQILKDRGINTIRLRVWVNPSNDKASGHCSPAETVVMAVRAQKLGMRIMIDFHYSDTWADPGKQTKPAAWANHSFAELQNDVYKHTFDVLTALKLAGVTPEWVQIGNEIPDGMLWPEGKSSNFSQLAQLLNKGYDATKAVNAATKVIVHIDKGNDNARFRWFFDNVKANNVKYDVIGMSYYPYWLNSDYKVTIADLQNNLNDMVSRYGKEVMVVEVGGDYTLVQNTKDMLTAVINAVKAVPDNKGLGVVYWEPEGEKSWSGYQLSAWQSNGKPSPALDAFKN from the coding sequence ATGAAAAATACACCAACACAATTCCGATTCTTTTGGATAGCGCTTACAATGTTGACGGCATTTTCTTGTAGTAATGCACAAAATGCCGATACAATTCCAACTCCTCCTGTTCCTACGCCACCGACAACTGCTACTTTTTCAAAGGGCGCAGATGTAAGTTGGTTACCACAAATGGAAGCTACGGGATATAAATTCTATGATACCGATAATTCCGAAAAAGATTGTCTCCAAATTCTGAAAGACAGAGGGATTAATACCATTCGTCTTCGAGTTTGGGTAAATCCGTCCAATGACAAAGCCAGTGGACATTGCAGCCCGGCCGAAACGGTTGTCATGGCTGTTCGTGCCCAAAAACTGGGAATGCGCATCATGATTGATTTTCATTACAGCGATACATGGGCTGATCCCGGCAAGCAAACCAAGCCCGCAGCTTGGGCAAACCATTCATTTGCTGAATTGCAAAATGACGTGTATAAACACACTTTCGATGTTTTGACTGCGCTAAAATTGGCTGGAGTAACGCCAGAATGGGTACAAATAGGCAATGAAATTCCTGATGGAATGTTGTGGCCGGAAGGGAAATCTTCAAATTTCAGTCAACTTGCACAACTTTTGAACAAAGGCTATGACGCTACAAAAGCGGTCAATGCGGCCACCAAAGTAATTGTTCACATTGATAAAGGAAACGATAATGCAAGATTCAGGTGGTTTTTTGACAATGTCAAAGCCAACAATGTAAAATACGATGTGATAGGAATGTCCTATTATCCGTACTGGTTGAACAGCGATTACAAAGTTACGATTGCCGACTTGCAAAACAATCTAAACGACATGGTTTCCAGATACGGAAAAGAGGTAATGGTAGTAGAAGTTGGTGGCGATTATACCTTGGTTCAAAACACCAAAGACATGTTGACAGCAGTAATAAATGCAGTAAAAGCAGTGCCAGACAACAAAGGTCTTGGCGTGGTTTATTGGGAACCGGAGGGCGAAAAAAGTTGGAGCGGCTATCAATTGAGTGCTTGGCAATCTAATGGAAAACCTTCGCCGGCGCTGGATGCTTTTAAAAATTAA
- a CDS encoding SusE domain-containing protein — protein sequence MKKLIYSILFICNVLLFSSCTDDKPIFIADLGSEEIAFTNSFASEYLLSKETKNNIADRFIWNPSILGVNSDYEVQAAIDEAFTKPVSIGVSKQTNIPVLVSQLLDLADQLGLDEDPKTTDSAGKPNNTGVVYFRVKSKIGNGGAGTEEIISTIQMINIKLIEKVPTSTACNPLWVVGDAIKNVGWNFTLPTKCESDVQRVKISFLNGKFRFFTAENNWATGLNYEYYKNKGYVIDARLKSEGAGDFNFEFIGTPGIYEMVVDSVKKTIVLNPSGSLWAVGDATPGDWNFSGGETELVETSPDIWEATAAYKVGDFRFFQSKGVWDTNNNFKHYKDLGYTIDAKLTNGGGNDENFHFNGPAGTYKLVINAIDKTIKMTN from the coding sequence ATGAAAAAATTAATCTATTCCATATTATTTATTTGTAATGTGCTATTATTTAGCAGTTGTACAGATGACAAACCAATTTTTATCGCTGATTTAGGGTCGGAAGAAATTGCTTTTACAAACAGTTTCGCCAGCGAATATCTATTGTCTAAAGAAACAAAAAACAATATTGCCGATCGATTTATTTGGAACCCATCAATTTTGGGAGTGAATAGTGACTATGAGGTTCAAGCGGCAATAGACGAAGCGTTTACAAAACCTGTTTCCATTGGAGTTTCAAAGCAAACCAACATTCCCGTTTTGGTAAGTCAATTATTGGATTTAGCCGATCAATTGGGGTTGGATGAAGACCCTAAAACTACTGATAGCGCTGGAAAACCAAATAATACTGGAGTTGTCTATTTTAGGGTAAAGTCCAAAATAGGAAACGGTGGTGCAGGGACAGAGGAAATCATTTCTACAATTCAAATGATAAATATTAAATTGATCGAAAAAGTGCCTACTTCAACTGCTTGCAACCCACTTTGGGTTGTGGGAGATGCCATCAAAAATGTGGGATGGAATTTCACGTTACCCACAAAATGTGAATCGGATGTGCAACGCGTTAAAATTTCATTTCTAAATGGGAAATTCAGATTTTTTACCGCCGAAAATAATTGGGCTACAGGATTAAATTACGAATACTATAAAAACAAAGGATATGTAATTGATGCTCGTTTAAAAAGTGAAGGAGCAGGAGATTTTAATTTCGAATTTATCGGTACGCCCGGAATTTATGAAATGGTGGTTGACAGCGTTAAAAAAACCATTGTATTAAACCCGTCAGGTTCACTTTGGGCTGTGGGCGATGCCACGCCGGGAGACTGGAATTTTAGCGGAGGCGAAACAGAATTGGTAGAAACCAGTCCCGATATTTGGGAAGCTACGGCTGCTTATAAAGTTGGAGATTTCAGATTCTTTCAATCAAAAGGGGTTTGGGACACCAACAACAACTTCAAACATTATAAAGATTTAGGATATACAATTGATGCTAAATTGACAAATGGTGGCGGAAATGACGAGAATTTTCACTTCAACGGCCCTGCTGGAACCTACAAATTAGTCATTAATGCCATTGATAAAACAATCAAAATGACTAATTAA
- a CDS encoding RagB/SusD family nutrient uptake outer membrane protein, translating into MKKRLFKIKYIGLVLVALIVTSCTEDLDRFPTNALTNDVQFSTIEGYKQGLVSTYIQLSGANNFFYRDYWELQEVSSDEAVNTWNSHKTTELDWSSDHTESADVYKSGLYLITLCNNFIIEAAPDVVNKRGFSVEDKAEIAKYYSEVRFVRAYAYWMLLDLFGNPSFATEATLANGEIPKQIKQADLYRFIESELKAIDESMIAPKANEYGRADKAAVWSLLARLYLNAEVYSGEAHYTEAITYSKKVIDAGYSLVSNHQWLMLGDNNKNSSEFIFTFNYNNEYVTSWGTTNVFALGASGIPEEINGMSASWNLYRVTPSIVSLFPTHDTSVDKRAVFWTEKEEAKRTLEIESLSNSKSGYSIYKYRNVDRNGVKIPQKNTYNNLSDIDFPVFRLPEMYLIYAEAVLRGGAGGDSQIALNNVNKIRGRAYANDPSSTLGNIASKDLNLQFILDERARELMWEGYRRTDLIRYNKFTSGDYLWAWKGGVLNGKAVDSKYKLFPIPVSEILSNPNLKQNPGY; encoded by the coding sequence ATGAAAAAAAGACTATTTAAAATCAAATATATAGGACTCGTTTTGGTCGCTTTAATCGTTACTTCTTGTACCGAAGATTTGGATCGATTTCCGACCAATGCGTTGACCAACGACGTACAATTTAGCACGATTGAAGGATACAAACAGGGACTCGTTTCTACTTATATCCAATTGTCGGGAGCCAACAATTTCTTTTACAGAGACTATTGGGAATTGCAGGAAGTTTCCAGCGATGAAGCCGTAAATACTTGGAACAGCCATAAAACAACAGAATTGGACTGGTCTTCGGATCATACGGAATCGGCCGATGTATACAAAAGTGGCTTGTATCTCATTACGCTTTGCAACAACTTTATAATTGAAGCCGCACCGGATGTGGTCAATAAAAGAGGATTTTCTGTTGAAGATAAAGCCGAAATTGCAAAGTACTATTCCGAAGTTCGTTTTGTTAGAGCTTATGCCTATTGGATGCTTTTGGATTTGTTTGGAAACCCTTCGTTTGCAACAGAAGCAACATTGGCCAATGGCGAAATTCCAAAACAAATCAAGCAAGCCGATTTATACCGTTTTATTGAATCCGAATTGAAAGCGATAGACGAGTCGATGATTGCTCCCAAAGCCAACGAATACGGGCGTGCCGATAAAGCCGCGGTTTGGTCGCTTTTGGCTAGATTATATCTGAATGCTGAGGTATATTCAGGCGAAGCACATTACACGGAAGCCATCACGTACAGCAAAAAAGTAATCGATGCCGGTTATTCGCTAGTGTCGAATCACCAATGGTTGATGCTTGGTGACAACAATAAAAATTCCAGCGAATTTATTTTTACCTTCAACTATAATAACGAATATGTAACTTCTTGGGGAACCACCAATGTTTTTGCTCTCGGAGCTTCGGGCATTCCTGAAGAAATTAACGGAATGAGTGCCAGTTGGAATCTGTATCGTGTCACGCCATCTATTGTGTCATTGTTTCCAACGCACGACACCAGTGTCGATAAAAGAGCAGTGTTTTGGACAGAAAAAGAGGAAGCAAAACGCACCTTGGAAATAGAATCCTTGTCCAATTCAAAAAGTGGGTATTCTATTTATAAATACCGTAACGTTGATAGAAATGGAGTTAAAATTCCACAAAAAAACACCTACAATAATTTAAGTGATATCGATTTTCCGGTTTTCCGTTTACCCGAAATGTATTTGATTTATGCCGAAGCGGTTTTAAGAGGCGGTGCTGGTGGTGATTCACAAATAGCGCTAAATAATGTCAACAAGATAAGAGGAAGGGCTTACGCCAATGATCCTAGCAGCACACTAGGAAACATAGCTTCAAAAGATTTGAATTTACAGTTTATTTTAGACGAAAGAGCCAGAGAATTGATGTGGGAAGGTTACCGAAGAACCGATCTTATTCGATACAATAAATTCACGTCGGGAGATTATCTATGGGCTTGGAAAGGCGGTGTCTTGAATGGAAAGGCGGTGGACAGCAAATACAAATTGTTTCCAATTCCAGTGTCAGAAATATTGTCCAACCCCAATTTGAAACAAAACCCAGGGTATTAA